The Cydia splendana chromosome 21, ilCydSple1.2, whole genome shotgun sequence genome segment GAATAGTTACGAAAAGAAAGAGGTTAGTTATAAAAagaccggacaagtgcgagtcggactcgcccaccgagggttccatactttttagtatttgttgttattatagcggcaacataaatacatcatctgtgaaaatttactAAGAGCTACAATCGCTTGCccgattaatttatttttgacatattttctCGCCGGGTGTATTATGGCGCGCGTCTAAACACTGTCTACGgaattcatttattcatttaaaactAACGTTAACCAGTCGTCCTTGAATTCTAATTCGTTATTGTAGATAATCAAGTTTGTTGGTTggatttaataaaatacacagaCACCAAGATCGAAAGATTTCTAAGTAGTCCCAGGTTTTAATTTACAGGAttaaaaaggaaaagaaaattcaattcaacaattcaattGAAATGAGATCATTGTTTCAACGAGCTTATTttctgtatgtatgtaggtaataatGTTTACCATAAGTAACATAGTATCCAATAAActgaccaagtgcgagtcggactcgcgcacgaagggttccgtaccattacgcaaaaaacggcaaaaaaatcacgttttgttgtatgggagccccacttaattttttattttattttgttttagtacctatttgttgttacagcggcaacagaaatacatcaactgtgaaaatttcaactgtctagctatcacggttcatgagatacaacctggtgacagacggacggacggacggacagcggagtcttagtaatagggtcccgtttttaccctttgggtacggacccCTAAAAACGGAGCACGCAACAAAAGAAAATTGATTATGAGAGAGAGATAATGTCTAAAAAAACGTACTTTACTGACCccttagcaaagagaatttagtatagaggcatactgtcaaagtaaattttgaagtcacagtaaatttactgccatctttcgacacagcgttaaaacttttagaacgccatttgactttggtcctattctttcactgatatgtgttaaattaattaaatatcaaaagaTTTCGCCATCAACACAAGTATAGGTCacaggtatggcgccatcttttcgagcgatgtcTAGTAGGATGGTACCTATCTTAAAGTGTGGATGTATTAGTGAAATTGATTGCATCTATAATTTTACCACTTGAATCTACCTGAATACCTACCCACCTGTGTAGAAGACtatattaaaatgtaattttctTGATTTGGAAACTTATTCCAATTAAAACTGTTTTTTCCAGCTGTATGCATACCTCGCCGCCGCAGTATCATCTGGTTTCGAGATAATCCCCCTAGTCCAAACATTCGGCCACATGGAATTCGCCCTAAAGCATCCTGAATTGGACTTTTTAAGGGAAGCTCCTAAATTCCCTGAATCTATCTGTCCTAGTACTTTGGAGAGCCAGCATTTTCTGGAAGAAATTATTAATCAGGTAAGGGAATTTGTATGGCTTACCGCCTAACTTAGAAAATTCATGAGAAGATTTTGAGATTTACGATActaaatttttaataatataaagtcacaattaataaaaataatattaaggtaATGCCATGAGAAATAGTACCAGGTTCTATTCGAACAGACATACTTAAACTGATACGTTATTAACCATCGGGGTTAAATCATAGAGCTAGTAAAGTTGTCATTAAGATACAAGTTAACAAGGATACAGAATTCCATTATATTTATGAATATAATTACGGATAAATATACAGGCTGTGTTTTTAATTGTCAACAATATTGAGCAACTTCTACTTTTGAACCAACAACGGAAACATAAAAAATggctatttcatacattttggttggTCAGATGTTAATGTTTTCTATGGGGAAAGGCAGATTTTTTTTCGTGACTTCGGGGCCAGTCGtcggtcccatagtaaaagttgctcagtatgaccgaTCTATATAATGAATAATTATTCACATCGCAAAATATTGCCGGGAGTTAAAAAAACGCCTTGTATTTTGTAACTATAACGGCTCTCTTTCTGCAATAATGGCTGCGGAATCCAAAAAgagattttatttttgatttatgAAAGATAAAAATAGAGTTCAAACTGCAGAATAGAGTAATGgaattttttattacttacagATCATAAGTTTTCACCAAAAGATAGCTCCTTTGAAATATATCCATGTAGGTTGCGATGAAGTTTTCCCTATCAACAAATGTGATCTATGTCGGCGAAGAAATTCCACAAATGCGTAAGTTATTCGCTAATTCATTATTAAGCtcacaataaatttaaaagtggaaaaaatgaCTACCTctgccgtcctagtctaaaaggcagtttttcgacaaaagctagtttcgagataatcgcaaaaaaccaacccaaacatctttcttgaatttctacgaaacggaaaatcttttttcatgttttctttttgtatgtggtaggtatatatatgtacttattttaggtatttatagtatgtttctaaacagctcagttttttttaattttataaaaaacacttttgattagtattaagcttaaaaatgtgtaggttgtactagtcaagaaggcggtaaacatgcgttatgcggcgttttaacttagttacgaagtataaactaggtaaaaacgccgtatatgtcacatgctgcatttttgcttagtaacaatgaataattcccacttgaaatcctaagttaaaagaccgtatagcagctattcggcctttttggttagtatactaggaaaaattaagattttgtccagattttcgactagcgtgctagtgtaaaaaaacgtataccaccaaaaacaccgaatatacggttttatagattagtatttatggaagaaatgggaataaaaaatagacacgtagtttaaatgtttatttatatacgaacaaaaaataccatactactaggctattattaaaaaaacgagatccagcgattactttttggattataatcttaattaccatacaaaattaacacataaattgggttattcccactagttaccatcaagttgttaccagtggtaactaatgggatttgtttcccagtagttaccactggtaaaaggtgggattttttccccagtagttactacaattttgttagggtacaataaagcctctatttttatagtattctacttatactgtttttattactatttaactataacaacttgatggtaactagtgagaataacccgatttatatgttaattttgtatggtaattaagattataatccaaaaagtaatcgctggacctcgtttttttaataaaagcttagtagtatagtgttttttgttcatataataaaagacatttaaattgtactgtaaaaaaatgttggtggtaactactagggaaaaaatcccaccatttaccagtggtaactactggaaaaaaacttcccagtaattaccacaaaactgagttggtggtagctactgggaagaaaggtgggaaataaattcccagtagttaccactggtaacaacttggtggtagatacctaactggtgggaataaccccataatatgtacaaatttttaatgtgtacagtcttcctgattttatttgtatcataggctagatttaactcgactctactaatgacattacatgtacttctaatgagcatgagcaacgaaacttaaaagagtccgcaataagctcagccgaattattacttcccataaaaacggagattcgtactcattttaaaacaacgtgttggattgtaataaattgcacatacaataacataaggtatatctataccagtacctaattagtttatattccaacaaaactaatgaaatagaggaaaaataagttttgtatgaaaaacttatattcgctgtattttttttattatggtatctgaagctacacattaattacaggcatagatataccttatcctttagtgagtacaaagttttagagcaatctacctaatcgttttaaaatgagagcgtaactacgtttgtatggagatcccagcttgctgctgacttaaatcttagcaaccatctatctttgtaggtgaccagttttcgcatacacgtaactcacaataatacataatgttttaccgaattcgtggcatctctaatagttattttagtttgttatcaataggcatcgaatcatcgagagtttcatcgcacggtaagacgttagcgagttgtgtagtctacgttagcaataaaattaaactcgtattaattcctgcacatactctgtcatttatttaattctaaaacgcattttaggggttgtacctaattaaaaatcagattccaattttaataatattatttttctattagattacaaactcatagcttttactcttttaaaatacaactattacctaatacacaaacataccaacttattttaagatacatattgtttttttataaaacccacttaggtatttaatggcctaatatatatataactctcagttggtttttggatggacccaggttccatacaaagatgcccatggtcctttgtcctggttatctaaatacttaggcggaaaatgttattctgtccataagaattctcattaaatttccctttaaaacattattcaataagatttaaactcttcgtaatgtcaaatacctacttggcttatagggaattaaacccgatacaattagctctaatataaatttgattttatttaaataaaagcagtcaaaccgtcgaatgaaaaaataaaacttaaacaacgtttgctgtagaaaagtacgtatgaacaatttcatcgtcacaaactacgctagaaagacgtatttgctgtcgagcgtaagtatttgcgaggcaattttaaagtatataccttgataaaaatgataatactcgaaggtactgattgtaaacactacatattattgataacatatgatggtaatgcaataataaagtatttttcttactttggcgttcgttcaatatttcgcgcgcaaaatgccacctccactcgcataccggcagccccaagcctgcgcttgcggctgacggcttttacttagcataagggtgtctttcggcgcgcggggagcatgacgaaggttggagcatatactgcgttatagagtagttagacgcactttcaaccattataaaagtttgtttgcgtttaatacgacgtccatacaaaataagaagaacgtataacatttatacgtttctaaagactattatggtgacgtaaaaaagttaagtgatactaggcttaaatgacgtatgagacatttaaacaaaaaaaaatactatacgattttttagactagtatcagatctaaaattttgctaaagatcctaatcttaaagcgcgtatagcgtcttttacgtatttgtagcctagtttttggcttatacgttattttaggctagacatggtggataagattttacgcaaaccagagcgtaaaaaaacgtatagctgcatatacgttgttttagcctggctttgtcaaatagtcgctttttaaactaggaacgcttagaaaattagtgcaaatacggtctttttacgatgtttttctcgaaaactaagccacttatcggaaaacgggccaaagtggtcgatgcatcttgatctctacattacgaatatcacaaaaagtcaattttggcaaaatgtcgaaaaactgccttttagcttaggagggcagaccTTGGGTGAGaattgaactcacggcctctggaaggcagtaatttttttaattttttaatttattctaagATCAAtggcagacgtttctgcttgttaaaaattatctAATTCAACCCATTATTATTATGACAATGTTATTTAATCGattgttatatttaattttaaggtGCCGTAGGTTCAGAGAGCggagtttttgaacaatcaaacAGCTTGTTtggatcacaatacggttgcgaAATCTTATTAGTAATCTTAAGGATTTTCTCTAGTGACTTCATTGATTTAAATCCTGATTTTTTTGACTTCCGCTTCCGCTCTAAATCGCATTTTAAACATTTCTAACAATGTAtgcacaaaagctaaaaatatgaaaatagctTCTAGAAATgcgcaattttatttttgaggaAACACTTTTTATTTCACTAAATAAAGTAACTATTTCATGTTTATTGTCTCCTTCCTATCACTTCCAGAGAACTGTTAACTGATCACGTCCATTTCCTTGTCGAGACTGTCCACCTCCTTAGTCCAGACACCACCGTTCTCATCTGGGACGACATGTACAGAGATGTCAAACCTATGGATTGCAGCAACCTCATCTTAACTGACACTGAAGTTGTACAATGGGACTTCACTGCACAACGCTATGAAGATGTGCACATCAACATGAACAAGTATGGCCGCATGTTTGATAATCTCTGGATAGCGACGGCTTATAAAGGAGCTGATGGAAGGGAAAGGATACTTCCCGATCTTAATATGAGATTCTACAACCATCTCTACTGGCTCAACTTTATATTTGACTATGGCACTCTGAAGAAATTGTATAAAGTTAGAGGTATCATACTCACGGGCTGGTCAAGATATGACCATGATTCGCCATTATGTGAAATTCTTCCAGCTTCAATACCgagtttaattattaatttgatccttattcaaaattataaaagtggAATCGTTGTTGAAAACATTAACGAATTGGATGTTTTCATTGATGAACATATAGAAAATAATTTAGACTCTAGCCTTCTATGTCAGAATCGTACCGAGCGTTTTTTGAATACATTTGATTCAAAAACGTGTCGTTATGAGGAATCTGATCTTTATACTACACTTCAACTTCTTAGTAATGCttacaaatattttgttttaaaaaagaaTGATGAAGAATCTAGTATTGAATATGAATACGTTGGCGACGTTCAAACTCAAATGGAAACGTGTTTAAGAATTTTTAACGAACTTAGGACTATTGACAAAGAAATTATTGGATTACTGTCAGATTATTTTGAGAATGATGTCATATTAGAATATATTCAGTCAAAAATACGTCGTTTGCAGGACAAAGTTGAAAGGATTGTTCCGAGTTTGACATTAAATGAAATCAACATCCACAACTAGTTTTCCTAGTATTCGTACCCAGAATAAATAACTAACATAATATTCATTTTGCATTTCATTTGACAATGCTATTACTACTTAGTATTTAGCTATagaatttaaaagtgaaaaatactTAGTTCGTTGAGTCGTTGTCACAGTGAACTCTGGCAAGTGGAATTaggcaagtaatatcgtctttTACTACAAGTACGGGAAAAAATCTGAATACTaaacgagtccgactcgcacttgtccggaaTGTCCGGTTTGCATGAACCTACACACTGGATGCTCGTGTGAAGTAGCATTCCAGCGCTGGATTCGATCACTGGACTGGAATGCCACTGGAATAGATGTGAACCGGGCAAATGGCTAGGCAGAGATAGATAGTGAACTttatgggtctctattgtttctcaaaaagttttaagtcatacggttcgattcgggaaatgatttagaaattcactagatatgaaatagtaaagataatatatctttactatatcgtatctaagtagttaatctctaattcatttcccgaatcgcgccgataatgtattgtttgcccgCTTGTTCGTTATTCAAAATTTATTTGGTCCAGGAATGcgtcacttttcaggattgccataaaacaaacctaacctaacccatcaATAGggtaaccttacgaaaatcctgaaaagttaacggttttagttttaggactaatgataatatgacaaataaTATATGACTTAAAAAAtttatgagaaacaaagggaccccgatttttttcatagtatattaattgaattaaattgaaaaaaaaatgtaaaaactaTGTTTTTTCTTGAGCCTCctcttatacagggtggaaaggcacgacgatcctttccggaaatgggagatagtttagcctaagctctatattttctccatagaaactatgttaatatgggcaaccgtttctaaattatgaccttttaaacatccacgcaaaaaactactttgttctaaccctaacaggtgacagggtcaatgaacttacttgtaaacaatcagtattcgacaggaaattagactaatttgttgccatctaaccatttttaggtctgcttacagcacggtaagaatcattgcaggattttcgctttcttagtggttccacttgttcaatacttgaatgaaatagttatgttattccttaatattaataatactaaccacaacattgtttacaacgacagttcaaatggtaacattgacaaccactcaaaagtacgcaatcgtcttataaatatctctggtttccttgactgataaaaaggttttagtttcttaacacgtttcacaaaattattttcgaataattggaaactatctaaaataattaaaaataacaagtaggttgtgttagttgcaccaaatgaacttgcaaaaattaaatactaagaataaatcaagaataaatacttcttaaatacctaactaacaaaccttcttgcgtggtaggaaatagacaagacgtctgatgtttgaaattaaattttcattgaactatacttattgaatgtcatattcttcaaataaaaatgttacgagtagatgctcgtggctatttaaatttgtggggctgtgtaaaagatatggtgtaccaaaccaaacggaatgtgaaactacggacgaaatgagacaaaggctaattggtgctttctgcggaggataaatgacgaagagcatacactatatcgcatgtgcatcgtcatactcgggtacgggctgcggcggcgttgtaatacacggaggtacatttgaacaccgtatgtgaaaagaagatagtattaaatattggaaaaaagtaattatctaagaaagtaataaaattgtttgtaatatttttgcatgcatttgatttatttgacatttatgcgtcattcatacatcattgcgatactgtcaacgatcggaaaaaagtgtaaagtcccgagctttcccgacggagatccttaatctagccgtcatttgcacatgctatagggttatcaccacagttaaaaagtagtatttttgcaatttttattttttactcaattaacgattcttaccattaccaatagtctctgtatcacttaaacgacctaatacttccgggaaggatcgtcgtgcctttccaccctgtatatgtttcGTGATTAGTGCCGTCATGAAATGTGTCACTTTAAATCCAAACAAGGGTCAAAAACACTCAACGTGGGTGTCAAATAGAAGCAAACTTTTCCTACATCCTCTTTTTCATTGGTATTGGGTTTTCATCTCTATTCCCCAGTCATAGAGTCTTTGCAAATGTTCTTTATGATTACTtgaatattaatttacttactgaAGCCATATGCGACTTAGTCACAGAACTGTAATCACAAGATTGTTCGTTGGGCAATATACTTAATTATTCgttaaattgtttttatttgctaTGTGATGTAAATACAATGGTACCATGTGATGTAAACATACAATGGTATGTTTACATCACATGGTACAGttttatattataacatttataacacaTGTTATTTTGTCTCAATACATACAGTTTAGTCAGATAGGCGTAGCATAGATGGTCTACTTTAAATTATAGTCATGGATAAATTtgataaatgcaaaaaaaaggtTACTTTTACTCGATTACAGCACACtaagtaatttcaaaatgagTACCTAATTAACCCTTTAACCATTTGACATTCCTTTCAATTCATTCGTTTTCGAACCGTAATTCTTATAGTACagatgcgtttttgttttaagtatgatGGCAAGTATGTTGCCGCTACGGACTAAAGGGTTAAACTcttttttttgcgttcctcttTTGTCCATGATAtgtacaataataaaactagcATGCGATGTTTTTTATCTTACATTACTaaagtaatatacctacttgtTAAGGCTATAATTATGGATTACGGAATTACGGACACAACTCAATAAGATACTTTTTTAGATAAGGTAGTTAAAAATATTGCTGTTTTACCACCAGGAACCTGGAAGTCATGAgcaagtatgtatttatttccagGTGAGCTGAAATATACCACACTTACGTATCTTGGTCAAA includes the following:
- the LOC134801334 gene encoding hexosaminidase D-like; this encodes MPSRTPKLSSVRVRIIIVMSFLVVYVLGSYIIVEKYFFIKRKGNASAPKVELEYVVVHLDLKGAPPKLAYLESLLPMLKKHGVNGLLIEYEDMFPYDGVLENLRRWNSYEKKELYAYLAAAVSSGFEIIPLVQTFGHMEFALKHPELDFLREAPKFPESICPSTLESQHFLEEIINQIISFHQKIAPLKYIHVGCDEVFPINKCDLCRRRNSTNAELLTDHVHFLVETVHLLSPDTTVLIWDDMYRDVKPMDCSNLILTDTEVVQWDFTAQRYEDVHINMNKYGRMFDNLWIATAYKGADGRERILPDLNMRFYNHLYWLNFIFDYGTLKKLYKVRGIILTGWSRYDHDSPLCEILPASIPSLIINLILIQNYKSGIVVENINELDVFIDEHIENNLDSSLLCQNRTERFLNTFDSKTCRYEESDLYTTLQLLSNAYKYFVLKKNDEESSIEYEYVGDVQTQMETCLRIFNELRTIDKEIIGLLSDYFENDVILEYIQSKIRRLQDKVERIVPSLTLNEINIHN